The proteins below come from a single Malus sylvestris chromosome 3, drMalSylv7.2, whole genome shotgun sequence genomic window:
- the LOC126616690 gene encoding enoyl-[acyl-carrier-protein] reductase, mitochondrial isoform X1, producing the protein MASLVRSATLRALKPLCNVTLNDAVLRRSQTLSVRAFSTTLSPPSKAVVYEQHGPPDRVTSGGFLVGRVIELPPVEVKENDVCVKMLAAPINPSDINRIEGVYPVRPQVPAVGGYEGVGEVQSVGSAVKGLSPGDLVIPSPPSFGTWQTYIVKDQSVWHKINKDSPLEYAATVTVNPLTALRMLEDFTTLKKGDAIVQNGATSIVGQCIIQLAQHRGIHNINIIRDRAGSDEVKEKLKNLGADEVFTESQLEVKNVKGLLGGIPEPSLGFNCVGGNAASLVLKFLGHGGTMVTYGGMSKKPITVSTSSFIFKDLSLRGFWLQKWMSTEKAFECRVLIDHLLDLAREGKLKYEMELVPFDKFSAALDNALGKQGSQPKQVINFQL; encoded by the exons ATGGCGTCTCTGGTTCGATCAGCTACTCTCAGAGCACTGAAACCACTTTGCAATGTCACCCTAAATGACGCCGTCCTCCGCCGGTCCCAAACCCTGAGCGTGCGGGCTTTCTCCACGACCTTATCGCCGCCGTCTAAGGCGGTGGTATACGAGCAACACGGTCCTCCCGACAGGGTCACCAG tgGGGGCTTTTTGGTTGGAAGAGTGATAGAATTACCGCCGGTTGAAGTGAAGGAGAACGATGTGTGTGTGAAAATGTTGGCTGCTCCTATCAACCCTTCTGATATTAATCGAATTGAAg GGGTGTACCCTGTGAGGCCACAAGTTCCAGCAGTTGGAGGATATGAAGGCGTAGGAGAGGTACAATCAGTCGGGTCTGCGGTTAAAGGTCTCTCGCCTGGCGATTTGGTCATCCCATCTCCGCCTTCTTTCG GGACATGGCAGACTTATATTGTGAAAGATCAGAGTGTATGGCATAAGATCAATAAAGATTCACCCTTGGAATATGCTGCCACTGTTACGGTTAATCCTTTGACTGCTCTAAGAATGCTAGAAGACTTCACCACTTTAAAGAAAG GAGATGCTATTGTTCAAAATGGAGCTACAAGCATCGTGGGGCAGTGCATTATTCAGCTTGCACAGCATCGTGGTATCCATAACATTAACATAATAAGGGACAG GGCTGGATCCGATGAAGTaaaagaaaaactcaaaaaccttGGTGCTGATGAAGTGTTTACAGAGAGTCAGCTGGAAGTTAAGAATGTCAAGGGTCTTCTG GGTGGTATACCTGAACCTTCATTGGGATTCAACTGTGTTGGAGGCAATGCTGCTTCTCTGGTTCTTAAGTTTTTGGG GCATGGTGGAACTATGGTAACATATGGTGGAATGTCTAAGAAACCTATTACTGTATCAActtcatcttttatttttaag GATCTTTCCTTGAGGGGATTCTGGTTGCAGAAATGGATGAGTACAGAAAAGGCATTTGAGTGTAGAGTTTTGATAGATCACCTCCTGGACCTAGCACGGGAAGGGAAGTTAAAATACGA AATGGAGCTGGTTCCTTTTGACAAATTCAGTGCTGCACTCGACAACGCGCTTGGGAAACAAGGAAGCCAACCGaaacaagttatcaattttCAGCTTTAA
- the LOC126616690 gene encoding enoyl-[acyl-carrier-protein] reductase, mitochondrial isoform X2, with the protein MASLVRSATLRALKPLCNVTLNDAVLRRSQTLSVRAFSTTLSPPSKAVVYEQHGPPDRVTRVIELPPVEVKENDVCVKMLAAPINPSDINRIEGVYPVRPQVPAVGGYEGVGEVQSVGSAVKGLSPGDLVIPSPPSFGTWQTYIVKDQSVWHKINKDSPLEYAATVTVNPLTALRMLEDFTTLKKGDAIVQNGATSIVGQCIIQLAQHRGIHNINIIRDRAGSDEVKEKLKNLGADEVFTESQLEVKNVKGLLGGIPEPSLGFNCVGGNAASLVLKFLGHGGTMVTYGGMSKKPITVSTSSFIFKDLSLRGFWLQKWMSTEKAFECRVLIDHLLDLAREGKLKYEMELVPFDKFSAALDNALGKQGSQPKQVINFQL; encoded by the exons ATGGCGTCTCTGGTTCGATCAGCTACTCTCAGAGCACTGAAACCACTTTGCAATGTCACCCTAAATGACGCCGTCCTCCGCCGGTCCCAAACCCTGAGCGTGCGGGCTTTCTCCACGACCTTATCGCCGCCGTCTAAGGCGGTGGTATACGAGCAACACGGTCCTCCCGACAGGGTCACCAG AGTGATAGAATTACCGCCGGTTGAAGTGAAGGAGAACGATGTGTGTGTGAAAATGTTGGCTGCTCCTATCAACCCTTCTGATATTAATCGAATTGAAg GGGTGTACCCTGTGAGGCCACAAGTTCCAGCAGTTGGAGGATATGAAGGCGTAGGAGAGGTACAATCAGTCGGGTCTGCGGTTAAAGGTCTCTCGCCTGGCGATTTGGTCATCCCATCTCCGCCTTCTTTCG GGACATGGCAGACTTATATTGTGAAAGATCAGAGTGTATGGCATAAGATCAATAAAGATTCACCCTTGGAATATGCTGCCACTGTTACGGTTAATCCTTTGACTGCTCTAAGAATGCTAGAAGACTTCACCACTTTAAAGAAAG GAGATGCTATTGTTCAAAATGGAGCTACAAGCATCGTGGGGCAGTGCATTATTCAGCTTGCACAGCATCGTGGTATCCATAACATTAACATAATAAGGGACAG GGCTGGATCCGATGAAGTaaaagaaaaactcaaaaaccttGGTGCTGATGAAGTGTTTACAGAGAGTCAGCTGGAAGTTAAGAATGTCAAGGGTCTTCTG GGTGGTATACCTGAACCTTCATTGGGATTCAACTGTGTTGGAGGCAATGCTGCTTCTCTGGTTCTTAAGTTTTTGGG GCATGGTGGAACTATGGTAACATATGGTGGAATGTCTAAGAAACCTATTACTGTATCAActtcatcttttatttttaag GATCTTTCCTTGAGGGGATTCTGGTTGCAGAAATGGATGAGTACAGAAAAGGCATTTGAGTGTAGAGTTTTGATAGATCACCTCCTGGACCTAGCACGGGAAGGGAAGTTAAAATACGA AATGGAGCTGGTTCCTTTTGACAAATTCAGTGCTGCACTCGACAACGCGCTTGGGAAACAAGGAAGCCAACCGaaacaagttatcaattttCAGCTTTAA